The Quercus robur chromosome 3, dhQueRobu3.1, whole genome shotgun sequence DNA segment AGCTATTAGAAGGCCAAGGCACATTCTTCAATCCACTCgaaccctttccacttgttaGAGAAAGAAAGGCCTACACCTGTCCGCTGAATGGGAAATAAAACGGTTCAAAGCAGCGATCATGCTGGTTAGCCTTTGGACCtccttgggattccgaggaggctaCATGCTTTGGATAGCTCTAATTTGGTCGGGTCTGACTTCAATACTCCTGTGGGTCATCATATAGCCCAAGAACTTTCCTGATCccaccccgaatgaacatttagACGCGTTGAGGCACAACCTGTGCCTTCTCAGGATTTCAAAGATGTTGCCGAGGTCCCTCACATACTCGAAcaccaatttactctttactaccatgtcatctatataaacTGCGATGCTCTTACCTATTTGTAGCTTAAatatcctggtcatcatcctctggtagGTGGAACTGGCGTTCTTTaagccaaaaggcatcactttaTAGTGGTAGTTTTCGATGGGGTTGACAAAATCTGTCTTTTCTTGGTCGCTTGTAGCTAGGGGTATTTGACGGTATCCTTGAAAGGTGTCTAAAAAGCTCATTCAAGGATGTCCCGCAGTTGAGTCCACCAACCGATCTATCTAAGGCATAGGGAAGGGCTTCTTTGGACAGGCCTTATTTAGATCcatgaagtccacacaaactcgccatttcccactcttcttcttcaccacgactaTATTGGCCAGCCACTCAgggtagaaattttttttgatagctcCTGCTTTCTTAAGTTTCATCACCTCTTCCTTGACTGCATTAGCATGCTTTTTCGATGGgcgccggggggggggggggggaggggttaCTTCTTGGGTGTAACGGCCGAATTAACGTTAAGGTGATGGCATATGAAGTTCGGATCGGTCCCCGGGGCTTTGTAGgcatcccatgcaaacacatccaCATTTTCCCTAGGAAAATCAATTagcttttctttctcttaagGTGGTAGTTCCGAGCCGACTTGGAATAATCTTTCCGGATCGATGCCCACAAGAACTTTTTCTGAATCCTCGCAACTTGCCTCCTTGGCTGATCCCCCACCAATCAAGGCTAGGGTCGGTAATTGCCATAAGCCGTTCTCGGCAAGGGTTGAGGGCTCGGCACTTGGCCGTTATGAAATGGCGGACACCATGCATTGCTGAGCCACAGCTTGATCTCCTATCACCTTTATGACCTGACCCTCTGACGGGTACTTCACCTTTTGGTGCAAGGTAAAGGAAACAGCCCCTAGagtatgaagccaaggtctacTTACAATAGCGGTGTAGCGCGAGTATGCATCGACCACTATGAAATCCACCTCCACTATGTCCGAGCCTGTTTGTGTGGGCAGTCTAATCTGGCCTTTCAAAGTAACCGTTTTCCCTTTGAAACTTACCAAAGGGGAGTTGTATGCCATTAGGTCTTTAGGTTTCAGCTTCAGCCCCTTGtacaggtcggggtacattaccTCTACAATGCTGCCCTGATCGACTAACACTCTCTTCACGTCATATCCCCCAATCCTGAGCGTGACGATTAGAGCATCGTTATGGGGTTGGATAGTTCCgaccttatcctcatccgagaatcccagcaTGGGTGAGGCCATCCCCTTTGCCCTCTTAGACTCACGATTGTCAACCTCAGCAGGGAGTTGGgccactgacattactctgaaaAGATGGGAGCCGGTTCTTCCTGGAATAGtgagaatgacatttatcgtacCAATAGGCGGTTTCAAGGTGCCTTGCCGTGTCTCAACGTTCGTCTGTTCTTGTCGGCGACTAGAATGATGCAAGAGATTACTGAGCTTTCCCTCTTGGACAAGCTGGTCCAAGTGGTTTTTTAGGTTTCTATAGTCATCGGTGGTGTGCCTTGGTTCTTGGTGGTATCGACAGTATAGGTTTTGGTTGCGTTTCGTGGGGTCACCTACCATCctatttggccatttgaagaataGTTTGTTCCTGattttctccaaaatttgaTGTAATAGATCGCGGAATACAGCATGGACTGCCTGCGCATCGGCAGATCCAAGTTGCTCCGTGTAATCTCTTTTCGGCCGGTTGTTGTTGCTAAATCGGtctgacctgaaatccctcatctcctgagggataaccttcgCTTTACCCTTAACCACCTGTTGGCCCTCTCCTACCCTCTTATACTTGTCGATTTGGTCCATGAGCTGGCACAGGCTAGTGACCAGTTTCCCCGTCAGGGATTTCCTTAAACCGTGATCGGTCAGCAGGTCTCTCTTGAAGGTACTGATGGCAACGTCATCATAATTGccctctatctcattatacatctcccagtacctatccgagtaggcctttagggtctccccttctcgcatggataaggataggaaggaatccAAGGGTCGAGGAACCCTACTGCTCGTGATGAAGCGAGAGCCAAAGGCCTAGGTTAGCTACTTAAAGGAATTTATGGAATTCGGCTTGAGGCcgtcaaaccatctcattgccatgGGTCCCAAATTGGATGGaaatactttgcacatcaaagccttGTCTTTGGAATGGATGGCCATCCTCTAGTTAAACTGACTTACGTGCTCTACGGGTCCGTCTGACCGTTATATATGGTAAAAGTGGGTTGGTGGAACCGCCGAGGGAGTTTGGCTCCCTCTATCTTGCGTGTGAAGGTTGACTGGGAGATTCAGTCCAGGGCTTTGCTCATAGCGTCGTTCACTAGGCCCTTGTAGGACGGACTTTTGTGGCTACGTTTGTGAGGTTGCTTTTCCTCATAGGAGAAGGTTTCACTTGGTGGGGTTCTCGACCTTTGCCTGTATTCGTTGTCCTTTTCATTACTGGTGTCCAGACTAGAATAGGGACGCCTTCGCTGTGCTCGACGCAACTTCCTCTTCAGGTCATCGATTTCTTGCTATAGAGCCCTATTATCGTCCTGCTTTTGGGATGCATGACCTTTTCCTTTCAAACGGCTTCTGCTCGTATAGGAGGTATGTACACTAACCTCTCATCGCTTGTCTTGATCTCTTTCCCATTCGAGGTTAAGAAAGTTGTCCTATCGTTGGGAGTCTGCGGGCCTCGTTTGGCGCGGGCCTGATCCTTCCATATTTAATGGTTGCACTTGCTGAGgcacaagctcttcccacagacggtgctaCTTGTAGGGTCATAATTTGGAATCCAAGCCCAACAGGTATGGGGTCTTGGTCCAAGGAGCCCAGAAgtaatgaatttatagagagtaggCTATAGAACTAAGTCTTAGCAAAGTGGACAGTGGTTAATATTGGGCTATACTACAATTGAATACGGGTGATGCATGTAGGTATCCATAGATCCTCAGTCCGATGAGATGAAATGAACGTATGCTGGTCCCTGTTTGAAGATTACAGTTGTATGTACTGTTCCtctgttcttctttttctccctccGTCCCCCTTCCTCATAGGGACTCCCTTTCTTATATAGTCTTCTTGAAGCTATCgtggccttacacttgttgattatctagacccttacttgagtgcttgtcccatcggacacctcCTTCCaactttctgtgagttgtggtagccaagacagcactgttcacaggtcttctccacattaatgcggtcagaaaagtagctgtaatgcatttaatgcggtagcTACAGCCTATCCTTGGACACCTTACGTTTCCTTCTTTCCTACGGGTTTGTGGGACTCACCCCTGCTATTAATGTCCGTTAGGGTGGGTCCTTCTAGTAGACAGAGTGCATGTTTGTGCCATACTCATCATGTCTAAGGAGGCATTTCTCCTCGAGCCGCCCTTTAAATGTCTCCCCATCCACGAGAACTGGGCTGGGAGCCCTTTTGGCACCCACTTCTTCTCCTTGGATATGGACGATCTTCCCGtatagggcccaaggcccattataTGATTTTGGGCCTTTGCCCCTACAGTACCAAAAATTGCAGTgaggcccatgaatagtaacaaaaataagctaaataataaaataagttggcaaaaataatctttgccaaatagacaataaattgtaatttaccctCTCAAAGTTTAGggtaaatttgattttttcttttaaatatatcaTGACTATGTATGGTCCATTACTTGgtaatacttatatatatatatatatatatatatattaaaccaaatgttagagaaaattcaattagaatcaaaattgaattttgcttttgttagcattccataaaaattaaattatttagatttgctgttagtttttttttttttttttttttttcctaaactaatgagcatatttttgtattgtttctaTTAATCTATTCAGATATTTTATATGCGGAGATCTTGAATCTAAAACATTATAATTGAATTGAATGATCTCATGCACCTATAGCCATTCAATTTATAGATACTATTGGACCAAgtagatatttttattttgtgttgtatttagtagatTTTCACATATAATGATtatgaattgatattgtatatgtaatatccaatagtgattttgaaaattatatgcATAATAGAAATGTAATGAGAAATTTGGTGTAactaatatcatgaaaattgttaggaaaaacCATTTTAGTATCTCTAAATGCCCTAGTCAAACTAATATCCTATATGTTTAATAACCGAAGCTATCATCAACAGCACCACTTTAATTTATCATCCATATGCGTAAACATGGGTTACATATTAATAGTATATAATGGAAAGTACAATAATACAAGACTAAATTGTTATTTACACTCTCAAAGTAGGTAAATTTGATTTTGtcttttaaagtttcaaatatTTATTCTTAACTTTATATGTCATTTGGATTTAAATCATTCTATCCATGCATCGGGATGAGATGTCTATTAAATGCTACCGTAACTGAAAATAACATAGTTTTATGAAtctagattttgaaattttaaagggaaaaataaaaaatgattaaaaaccTTAAGGGta contains these protein-coding regions:
- the LOC126719367 gene encoding uncharacterized protein LOC126719367 encodes the protein MYNEIEGNYDDVAISTFKRDLLTDHGLRKSLTGKLVTSLCQLMDQIDKYKRVGEGQQVVKGKAKVIPQEMRDFRSDRFSNNNRPKRDYTEQLGSADAQAVHAVFRDLLHQILEKIRNKLFFKWPNRMVGDPTKRNQNLYCRYHQEPRHTTDDYRNLKNHLDQLVQEGKLSNLLHHSSRRQEQTNVETRQGTLKPPIGTINVILTIPGRTGSHLFRVMSVAQLPAEVDNRESKRAKGMASPMLGFSDEDKVGTIQPHNDALIVTLRIGGYDVKRVLVDQGSIVEVMYPDLYKGLKLKPKDLMAYNSPLVSFKGKTVTLKGQIRLPTQTGSDIVEVDFIVVDAYSRYTAIVSRPWLHTLGAVSFTLHQKVKYPSEGQVIKVIGDQAVAQQCMVSAIS